Proteins found in one Streptococcus iniae genomic segment:
- a CDS encoding ABC transporter ATP-binding protein: MSQLLQLHHVSKSYGGKKVIDDLTFTIPSGKIIGLLGPNGCGKTTLIKMINGLLQPNKGDIVIDGFRPSIETKRIVSYLPDTSYLREEMKISDIINYFDDFYVDFNKNKAHSLFRDLNLDLDERLKNLSKGNKEKVQIILVMSRKAKLYILDEPLGGVDPAAREYILKTIINNYSEDASVLISTHLISDIEPILDEAIFLKNGKVAISGNVDDLRENEGQSIDSLFRKTYKI, encoded by the coding sequence ATGTCACAACTCTTACAACTACACCACGTCTCAAAGTCCTATGGAGGAAAAAAGGTTATTGATGACCTCACCTTCACCATTCCAAGCGGTAAAATCATCGGACTCCTCGGACCTAATGGCTGTGGTAAAACAACCCTAATCAAAATGATTAACGGCCTCTTACAACCAAATAAAGGTGACATCGTGATTGATGGTTTTCGCCCGTCAATTGAAACTAAAAGAATTGTTTCATACTTACCAGATACTTCTTATCTTCGAGAAGAGATGAAAATCAGCGATATCATTAATTATTTTGATGATTTCTATGTTGATTTTAATAAGAACAAAGCTCACAGTCTCTTTCGAGATCTTAACTTAGACTTGGATGAACGCCTTAAAAACCTATCTAAAGGCAATAAGGAAAAAGTTCAAATTATTCTTGTTATGAGCCGAAAAGCAAAATTATATATCCTAGATGAGCCACTTGGTGGGGTTGACCCTGCCGCAAGAGAATATATTCTTAAAACAATTATCAACAATTATAGTGAGGATGCTTCTGTTCTAATCTCTACACATCTCATTTCAGACATTGAACCTATCTTAGATGAAGCCATCTTCCTTAAAAATGGTAAAGTTGCTATTTCAGGAAATGTCGATGACCTTAGAGAAAATGAGGGGCAATCTATTGATTCTCTCTTCAGAAAAACTTACAAAATCTAG
- a CDS encoding peptidoglycan amidohydrolase family protein: protein MTINTEQAIAWMAARQGKVTYSMDYRNGPSSYDCSSSVYFALRSAGASDNGWAVNTEYMHDWLIKNGYVLIAENTSWIAQRGDIFIWGQRGASAGAGGHAGIFVDADNIIHCNYGYNGITVNNHDEIWSWNGMPYVYAYRYVGKQSETPNVTTSAISQFEHELDVNTPLTNSNMPYYEATLSEDYYVESKPDANSEDKELLVAGTRVRVYEKINGWSRINHPQSAQWVEDSYLIDATDM, encoded by the coding sequence ATGACAATAAATACTGAGCAAGCTATTGCTTGGATGGCTGCTAGACAAGGTAAAGTTACTTACTCAATGGACTACCGAAACGGACCGAGTAGCTACGATTGCTCAAGTTCTGTTTATTTTGCGTTGAGAAGCGCAGGTGCATCTGATAATGGTTGGGCAGTAAACACTGAATATATGCACGATTGGTTAATTAAAAATGGTTATGTTTTAATTGCTGAAAATACAAGTTGGATTGCGCAACGTGGTGACATATTTATTTGGGGTCAACGTGGAGCATCTGCAGGGGCAGGTGGTCACGCAGGGATTTTTGTTGATGCTGACAATATTATACATTGTAATTATGGGTATAATGGCATTACAGTTAACAATCATGATGAAATTTGGTCCTGGAATGGAATGCCATATGTGTATGCGTACAGATACGTTGGTAAACAATCAGAAACACCAAATGTTACAACAAGTGCTATATCTCAATTTGAGCATGAGTTAGACGTTAATACACCATTAACTAATAGCAATATGCCATACTATGAAGCAACGCTGTCAGAAGACTATTATGTTGAGTCAAAACCTGATGCAAATTCAGAGGATAAAGAGTTGCTTGTCGCAGGCACTCGTGTAAGAGTGTATGAAAAAATAAATGGTTGGTCACGGATCAATCATCCACAATCTGCTCAATGGGTAGAAGATAGCTATCTCATTGACGCTACAGATATGTAA
- a CDS encoding GntR family transcriptional regulator: MSWKFDEKSPIYAQIAQHIKMQIVSQEIKSGDQLPTVREFAEAAGVNPNTMQRAFTELEREGMVYSQRTAGRYVTDDQELIATKRRELARNELQSFSHNMEKMGFNRLEIIPVLESFLKEEA, from the coding sequence ATGTCTTGGAAATTTGATGAAAAATCGCCAATTTATGCTCAAATTGCGCAACATATCAAGATGCAAATCGTGAGCCAAGAAATTAAAAGTGGCGATCAACTTCCAACAGTTAGGGAATTTGCTGAAGCAGCTGGTGTTAACCCTAACACCATGCAAAGGGCATTTACTGAACTAGAACGCGAAGGAATGGTATATTCTCAGCGCACTGCTGGTCGTTACGTTACGGATGATCAAGAATTAATTGCAACAAAGAGACGCGAATTAGCTCGAAACGAATTACAATCCTTTAGTCATAATATGGAAAAAATGGGATTTAATCGCCTTGAAATCATTCCCGTTTTAGAGAGCTTTTTAAAGGAGGAAGCTTAA
- a CDS encoding TVP38/TMEM64 family protein produces the protein MKMHNSKAYSFFQKLFKVLGVIALIGSFIIAFWLYKLGILNDSNALKDLVHYYKFWGPVVFIIVQIFQIVFPVIPGGITTVAGFLIFGPVQGFIYNYIGIIIGSFILFQLVRVYGKKFILLFMDDQTFLKYEKRLETSGFEKFFIICMVSPISPADAMVMIIALTNMSLKRFMQIIVIAKPFSIIGYSYLFIFGGDVIRWFIK, from the coding sequence ATGAAAATGCACAATTCAAAAGCCTATTCTTTTTTTCAAAAATTATTTAAAGTTTTAGGGGTTATTGCCTTAATAGGAAGTTTTATTATTGCTTTTTGGCTCTATAAATTAGGAATTCTAAATGATAGCAATGCTTTGAAAGATTTGGTTCATTACTATAAGTTTTGGGGGCCGGTTGTCTTTATCATTGTACAGATTTTTCAAATTGTTTTTCCTGTTATACCAGGTGGGATTACGACAGTTGCTGGCTTTCTAATATTTGGTCCTGTTCAAGGCTTTATTTACAATTACATTGGTATTATAATAGGAAGTTTTATTTTATTTCAGTTGGTTCGGGTTTATGGGAAAAAATTTATCTTATTATTTATGGATGACCAAACTTTTTTAAAATATGAAAAAAGATTAGAAACATCAGGTTTCGAAAAATTTTTTATCATCTGTATGGTATCTCCAATCTCACCTGCTGATGCTATGGTTATGATTATTGCTCTAACAAATATGTCTTTAAAGCGGTTTATGCAAATTATTGTGATTGCTAAGCCATTCTCAATTATCGGCTATAGTTATCTTTTTATTTTTGGTGGAGATGTTATCAGATGGTTTATCAAGTAA
- the acrIIA3 gene encoding anti-CRISPR protein AcrIIA3, with translation MAKYNKSEIMTQAWTLFNSDNFDTCDYEYATALVYGQKTFSDCLKEAWGREKAIVERMAEKEANAPLSEEAKAWDWACRKLGVTAEVTAVEKVRYVDDMAKEMWSTNVWKQAIKAVQLYATVA, from the coding sequence ATGGCTAAATACAACAAATCAGAAATCATGACACAAGCTTGGACATTGTTCAACAGTGATAATTTTGATACTTGCGACTATGAATACGCTACTGCTTTAGTATATGGTCAAAAAACTTTCTCTGACTGTCTTAAAGAAGCTTGGGGTCGTGAAAAAGCTATCGTTGAAAGAATGGCTGAAAAAGAAGCTAATGCTCCTCTTTCTGAAGAAGCTAAAGCTTGGGACTGGGCTTGTCGTAAACTTGGCGTAACTGCTGAAGTAACCGCAGTAGAAAAAGTTCGCTACGTTGACGACATGGCTAAAGAAATGTGGTCAACAAATGTTTGGAAACAAGCAATCAAAGCAGTTCAATTATATGCTACTGTTGCATAA
- a CDS encoding AP2 domain-containing protein — protein MTAKNDLTGRRFERLTVLGDVGKRAKNGKVLWHCMCDCGKITFVRGDHLKNGKVKSCGCLNDDLKRKRYKDLIGYENDNFKVIVKKESENQRVDWLCECKHCGNYTYLNSNESEVTKSCGCLLGASKEFMNAIRDPESLKSTKPTAKSTTGVRGVYYNKRKGKYQAFINVDKKTVYLGQFARLADAEHARKNAEQEFWNK, from the coding sequence ATGACTGCTAAAAATGACTTGACAGGACGGCGCTTTGAGCGCTTGACTGTTTTAGGTGATGTTGGCAAACGAGCGAAAAATGGTAAGGTTTTGTGGCATTGCATGTGCGACTGTGGAAAAATAACATTTGTTCGTGGTGATCATTTAAAAAACGGAAAAGTTAAATCGTGTGGTTGTCTAAATGACGACCTTAAAAGAAAAAGGTATAAAGATTTAATTGGATATGAAAACGATAATTTTAAAGTTATCGTCAAAAAAGAAAGTGAAAATCAACGTGTCGATTGGCTTTGTGAATGCAAGCATTGCGGTAATTACACATATCTCAATTCAAACGAAAGTGAAGTCACGAAATCATGCGGTTGTTTGCTAGGTGCATCAAAAGAATTTATGAACGCTATACGAGATCCTGAATCTTTAAAGTCGACAAAACCGACTGCTAAAAGCACAACTGGCGTGCGTGGAGTTTATTACAATAAGCGTAAAGGTAAATATCAAGCATTTATTAATGTTGATAAGAAAACAGTTTATCTTGGCCAATTCGCAAGATTAGCTGACGCTGAACATGCACGAAAAAATGCGGAACAAGAATTTTGGAATAAATAA